A genomic window from Yarrowia lipolytica chromosome 1D, complete sequence includes:
- a CDS encoding uncharacterized protein (Compare to YALI0D12254g, similar to Saccharomyces cerevisiae ISD11 (YER048W-A); ancestral locus Anc_7.219, similar to uniprot|Q6Q560 Saccharomyces cerevisiae YER048W-A) codes for MTAHKALALDLYRQLLRNGYRMAGYNFRQYAIRRTRDGFHANRNLTDKGEIESAIKYAEKELGVLKRQSVISQMYAGEPLVVEHADKNLAKKNEQLHSAV; via the coding sequence ATGACCGCACACAAGGCCCTTGCTCTGGATCTCTACCGACAGCTGCTGCGAAACGGCTACCGAATGGCCGGTTACAACTTCCGACAGTACGCCATCAGACGAACCCGGGACGGCTTCCATGCCAACCGAAATCTCACCGACAAGGGCGAGATTGAGTCTGCTATCAAGTACGCCGAGAAGGAACTCGGCGTGCTCAAGCGACAGTCCGTCATTTCTCAGATGTACGCCGGCGAGCCTCTGGTGGTTGAGCATGCCGACAAGAACctcgccaagaagaacgagcAGCTTCACTCTGCTGTTTAA
- a CDS encoding uncharacterized protein (Compare to YALI0D12276g, some similarities with uniprot|Q6C8A5 Yarrowia lipolytica YALI0D21340g), which yields MRYKRVLALATALALTGAFISMVVLGKDLSWLDRKAGKSRIKTYILTTTCERECGHLTDWIREGTFMLDSDAPQVAPQCKAHTRWDYKLVPPPEGFTNPGPPPKIKYRPAENDEEREILKKNPEYKFRTPEMFKWMEWIENKYRNKYAQTLRDCSNGSHELCMLLEDDIVFINKRDMMLYRLALHTMAKYSGPEVSWDCAKRGNGWEERDIDGNKSQCRIIHRDYAGCLADFLETSGRPADVALAEGMKHCKMKQKWFLLVQHTGRKSGMGHAQ from the coding sequence ATGAGATACAAGCGGGTGCTGGCGTTGGCTACGGCCCTGGCCCTGACGGGGGCATTCATATCGATGGTCGTGCTGGGTAAGGACTTGTCATGGCTCGACAGAAAGGCCGGCAAAAGCAGAATCAAAACCTACATCTTGACCACAACATGCGAGCGTGAATGTGGCCATCTCACCGACTGGATTCGAGAGGGCACATTTATGCTGGACTCAGACGCGCCGCAAGTCGCCCCGCAGTGCAAGGCTCATACGCGGTGGGATTACAAGCTGGTTCCTCCTCCCGAGGGGTTCACAAACCCAGGGCCTCCTCCCAAGATTAAGTACCGACCTGCTGAGAATGACGAGGAACGGGAGATTCTCAAAAAGAACCCCGAGTACAAGTTCCGAACACCGGAAATGTTCAAATGGATGGAATGGATCGAAAACAAGTACCGAAACAAGTACGCCCAGACGCTGCGAGACTGCTCCAACGGCTCCCACGAACTGTgcatgctgctggaagaCGATATTGtcttcatcaacaagcGCGACATGATGCTCTACAGACTCGCCTTGCACACCATGGCCAAATACTCAGGGCCAGAGGTATCTTGGGACTGTGCCAAGAGGGGTAACGGTTGGGAGGAGCGTGATATTGACGGAAACAAGAGCCAGTGTCGAATCATCCATAGAGACTATGCTGGATGTCTCGCTGACTTCTTGGAGACGTCTGGTCGCCCTGCAGATGTTGCTCTGGCTGAGGGAATGAAGCATTGCAAGATGAAACAAAAGTGGTTCTTGTTAGTACAGCATACTGGACGTAAGAGTGGGATGGGTCATGCTCAGTGA
- a CDS encoding mitochondrial 54S ribosomal protein bL27m (Compare to YALI0D12320g, similar to Saccharomyces cerevisiae MRP7 (YNL005C); ancestral locus Anc_1.410, similar to uniprot|P48535 Kluyveromyces lactis 60S ribosomal protein L2 mitochondrial precursor) has translation MLRLSGVKSAVRARAAAGAAFSVSLSGPQAVSLLALPLVRHATKRAGGGKTNLKDSIGRRLGVKATEGTYVQPSDIIYRQRGTKFYPGENTWIGRDHTIYAKEPGYVRFYYDPFHPTRRFVGVGLTPEARLPTDHMAPRARRFGRNVISDPKRAEAELAWRPNKEQQLLEEISERRAVKQAEEQALTDKLAAKLKELGFDNSELAARAQKMAHYRTLGWTNAEAARFADAFLNTSSDVKDFDAKFEVTKFGTVVPKSSPETVEKELNETRDKLTKVRQPNAFISLSQIAKIDKILDATVYLSQSQKEQLADEFKVTASLLEAVQPHEEVVKAAKKGKGKLVKVYNVQRKGIDYVLAPKDAHFSEDIAFQKEFVH, from the coding sequence ATGCTGCGACTTTCAGGAGTTAAGTCCGCGGTCCGTGCCCGGGCTGCCGCCGGCGCTGCCTTCTCTGTGTCCCTTTCGGGCCCCCAGGCCGTGTCTCTTTTGGCCTTGCCTCTCGTGCGACATGCCACCAagcgagctggaggaggtaagaccaacctcaaggactCTATTGGTCGACGACTGGGTGTCAAGGCCACCGAGGGAACCTATGTCCAGCCCTCGGACATCATCTACCGACAGCGAGGAACCAAGTTTTACCCTGGCGAGAACACATGGATCGGTCGAGATCACACCATCTACGCCAAGGAGCCTGGATACGTGCGATTCTACTATGATCCGTTCCACCCCACCCGTCGTTTCGTCGGCGTCGGTCTGACCCCTGAAGCCCGACTTCCCACCGACCACATGGCTCCCCGAGCTCGACGGTTTGGCCGAAATGTGATTTCCGACCCCAAGAGAgccgaggccgagctcGCATGGAGACccaacaaggagcagcagctgctggaggagatttcCGAGCGTCGGGCCGTCAAGCAGgctgaggagcaggccctcaccgacaagctggctgccaagctcaaggagctgggcTTCGATAACAGTGAGCTGGCTGCTCGAGCCCAAAAGATGGCCCACTACCGAACTCTGGGATGGACCAACGCTGAGGCTGCTCGGTTTGCCGACGCCTTTCTCAACACTTCTTCTGACGTCAAGGACTTTGATGCCAAGTTTGAGGTCACCAAGTTTGGAACCGTGGTGCCCAAGAGCAGCCCCGAGAccgtggagaaggagctcaacgagACCCGAGACAAGCTGACCAAGGTGCGACAGCCCAACGCGTTCATCTCGCTCTCTCAGATCGCCAAAATCGACAAGATCCTCGACGCCACTGTCTAcctgagccagagccagaaggagcagctggcCGACGAGTTCAAGGTCACCGCATCGCTTCTGGAGGCCGTGCAGCCCCAcgaggaggtggtcaaggccgccaagaagggcaaaggcaagctggtcaaggtCTACAACGTCCAGCGAAAGGGTATTGACTATGTTCTTGCCCCCAAGGACGCCCACTTTTCCGAGGACATTGCCTTCCAGAAGGAGTTTGTTCACTAA
- a CDS encoding uncharacterized protein (Compare to YALI0D12342g, similar to Saccharomyces cerevisiae CTR86 (YCR054C); ancestral locus Anc_6.324, no similarity), whose product MKEHLEGALETIRQPGEDENLHADLKRLCAESARQEISHDEICSPDTWHNINQCLAEATMLHRDGKFYHSRNARAVILLSRNILASGISQAQITAFESGWATHVLRLVQSYGDEPKGANVIPLAYQALCNLCSGNQGVSAEMFKTYFVPQKGDKKEDDTVTIVWDKVLLDTALYAFVVTLCECINDDVELLKQFDNAEAPASELLDVLIAPVTFDSAIHARPEYQALVDVFRYLAANRVTGRLSPSYQYPVIVAIVKDAITVDLEVVIETEAKSTPLDLEHLFIAYFSISMKELKLVLDTESKSCNAAQVIRFCFEALTVLLATEPKLPTCSGQLQHDYPEFITQVTNYLVFAQKEYPAKRKLKEIQTSVLEVTDYPHVKSATIELLSSILQIASATSKQQLAMVQSLIWKAGGLPEILNCCNIDANNPFLKERGVVCLRYVMEGNEEAQKFVADLEAQSQAQKLDPKNEESLP is encoded by the coding sequence ATGAAGGAGCATCTTGAAGGCGCTCTGGAAACAATCAGACAACCAGGAGAGGATGAAAACTTGCATGCCGACCTGAAACGGCTCTGCGCGGAGTCGGCGCGTCAGGAAATCAGCCACGACGAAATTTGCAGCCCAGACACCTGGCACAATATCAACCAGTGCCTTGCAGAGGCTACCATGCTCCACAGAGATGGAAAGTTCTACCACAGCCGCAATGCCCGAGCAGTGATTCTTTTGAGTCGAAACATTCTCGCCAGTGGTATTTCTCAGGCCCAGATCACGGCTTTTGAGTCTGGATGGGCAACACACGTTCTACGGCTGGTCCAGAGCTACGGAGACGAACCCAAGGGCGCCAATGTCATCCCTCTGGCATACCAGGCGCTTTGTAACCTGTGTAGCGGCAACCAGGGAGTTTCAGCCGAGATGTTCAAGACATATTTCGTTCCCCAGAAGggagacaagaaggaagacGACACAGTTACAATTGTGTGGGACAAGGTATTACTGGACACGGCTCTGTATGCATTTGTGGTAACACTGTGCGAATGCATTAACGATGATGTGGAGCTCCTGAAACAGTTTGATAACGCCGAAGCTCCTGCATCTGAGCTTTTGGACGTTCTCATTGCACCCGTCACTTTCGACAGTGCGATCCATGCCCGCCCCGAGTACCAAGCTCTGGTGGACGTGTTCAGATACTTGGCTGCGAACCGAGTGACCGGACGGCTATCTCCTAGCTACCAATACCCCGTTATTGTTGCTATTGTTAAAGATGCCATCACTGTTGACCTGGAGGTAGTCATCGAGACAGAAGCCAAGTCCACTCCTTTGGATCTCGAACACTTGTTCATTGCATacttttccatctccatgaAAGAACTCAAGCTGGTTTTAGATACGGAAAGTAAGAGCTGCAACGCCGCACAAGTGATTCGGTTCTGTTTCGAGGCTCTCACTGTTCTCCTGGCCACTGAGCCCAAGCTTCCCACCTGCTCGGGACAGCTTCAACATGACTACCCCGAGTTCATCACTCAGGTCACCAACTACCTTGTTTTTGCACAGAAGGAGTACCCTGCCAAACgaaagctcaaggagattcaGACTTCTGTTCTGGAGGTCACGGACTACCCTCATGTCAAGAGTGCCACTATTGAGCTTCTGTCTTCCATTCTTCAAATTGCATCTGCTACTTCGAAACAGCAGCTGGCAATGGTGCAGAGTCTCATCTGGAAGGCAGGAGGTCTCCCTGAAATTCTCAACTGCTGCAACATTGACGCCAACAATCCGTTTTTGAAAGAACGAGGAGTGGTTTGTCTACGATATGTCATGGAGGGCAACGAGGAGGCCCAGAAGTTTGTAGCAGATCTGGAGGCCCAATCACaggcccagaagctcgACCCTAAAAACGAGGAGTCGTTGCCGTAA
- a CDS encoding uncharacterized protein (Compare to YALI0D12364g, similar to Saccharomyces cerevisiae POL4 (YCR014C); ancestral locus Anc_1.429, some similarities with uniprot|Q9QXE2 Mus musculus DNA polymerase lambda) has protein sequence MGPRATRNSSKNTEGAETASKDAQSQHNAASDTKQASKEVSSTATSPKVALKRQHRTAASTNSDESSSKPSTPTGSVTSTVESPRKAKKTDAVVEGEQPETTVKQEPDFESTVKIEPIEVVKTEDPGHDIKVEDRDIKTEEDTKAGGNASREEIKNEYHSTPNLPLFHAITVMFIPLSKTNKHRAELCSRHGGTVVTSYSDKVTHIIVANGVTVPQLMKTLGVDTLPASVTVVNENWFADCIEAGKIVGFGGKEVLGVPRGGDKRTAETTSDDTDAKKRRRASDAPSRSTTPPASPKSRSELRSDVSSDVIKARGKSMLEALHDVRMQDHAHAFASEWEDDGDDDADTDDDDADEPHKHKKSQPQKQGDWVDNFLCMSGPERDPVDKNPNWKTIEVLSRLLKYYEDKHDQWRAQSYRKALNVLKRQPKKITTKKEAVKLPGIGDSIGSKIQEIVETNGLKLLNVTKLDTSVKVTSLFEGIWGVGKATARKWYKEGYRTLDDIAKKATLTPNQKVGLEHYDDFQERIPRDEVTRHFMVVQKAAHEIDPEVDAHIMGSYRRGAASSGDIDMIFTKKGATLDELQPFLKELVHKLTEQGFLKCGLTGASTKWYGCSKLKDIPQWRRIDFLLVPWAEKGAAFIYFTGNVLFNRSIRLLANKKGYSLNQHGLYAGVLRGERGSKLNDGYLVEGESEHKIFEILGVPYWEPWERNV, from the coding sequence ATGGGACCTAGAGCGACCAGAAACAGCTCCAAGAACACAGAAGGCGCTGAGACAGCGTCCAAGGACGCCCAATCGCAACACAATGCCGCCAGCGACACGAAACAAGCCTCGAAAGAGGTTTCTTCAACTGCCACCAGTCCCAAAGTTGCTCTAAAACGCCAACATCGAACTGCCGCCTCAACAAACTCAGACGAGAGTTCAAGTAAACCGTCCACGCCGACCGGAAGTGTGACTTCGACCGTGGAGTCGCCCCgaaaggccaagaagacaGATGCGGTTGTTGAGGGAGAGCAGCCAGAGACTACCGTCAAACAGGAGCCTGACTTTGAAAGTACTGTCAAAATTGAGCCCATTGAGGTTGTCAAGACTGAGGATCCGGGGCATGACATAAAGGTGGAGGATAGAGATATTAAGACTGAAGAGGACACCAAAGCTGGGGGAAACGCCAGCAGAGAAGAAATCAAGAATGAATATCACTCGACACCAAACCTTCCGCTATTTCACGCGATTACAGTCATGTTCATTCCTCTTTCGAAAACCAACAAACACAGAGCAGAACTGTGTAGTCGTCATGGTGGCACTGTGGTCACCTCCTACTCGGATAAAGTGACTCATATTATTGTGGCCAACGGGGTAACAGTTCCCCAGCTGATGAAGACTCTGGGAGTGGACACTCTGCCCGCTTCCGTCACCGTGGTCAACGAAAACTGGTTTGCTGACTGCATTGAAGCCGGCAAGATTGTCGGCTTTGGTGGTAAGGAAGTGCTTGGGGTCCCCCGAGGTGGAGATAAGCGAACTGCTGAAACCACGTCCGATGACACAGACGCAAAAAAGCGTCGACGAGCTAGTGATGCTCCCTCAAGAAGCacaactcctccagcctCGCCCAAATCCAGGTCTGAATTGCGTTCAGATGTGTCTTCTGACGTGATCAAGGCACGTGGAAAGTCCATGCTTGAAGCGCTTCACGATGTGCGTATGCAGGATCACGCCCATGCTTTTGCCTCAGAGTGggaagatgatggagatgacgatGCTGACacagacgacgacgatgcTGACGAGccccacaaacacaaaaagagCCAGCCGCAGAAACAGGGCGATTGGGTCGACAACTTCCTGTGCATGTCTGGACCCGAACGGGATCCCGTGGACAAGAACCCCAACTGGAAGACCATTGAGGTGTTGAGTCGTCTTTTGAAATACTATGAAGACAAGCATGATCAATGGAGAGCCCAGAGTTACAGGAAGGCGTTGAATGTTCTGAAACGTCAGCCAAAGAAAATCACAACCAAAAAGGAGGCTGTCAAGCTGCCTGGTATCGGTGATTCTATCGGTTCAAAGAtccaggagattgtggaAACAAACGGTCTGAAACTTCTCAATGTGACCAAACTGGATACCTCAGTCAAGGTTACTTCTCTGTTTGAGGGTATCTGGGGCGTCGGTAAGGCCACAGCAAGAAAATGGTATAAAGAAGGATATCGAACTTTGGACGATATTGCGAAGAAGGCCACCTTGACTCCCAACCAAAAGGTGGGTCTTGAGCACTATGACGACTTTCAGGAACGAATTCCTCGAGATGAAGTCACTCGACACTTTATGGTTGTCCAAAAGGCGGCTCATGAGATTGATCCAGAGGTCGACGCGCATATCATGGGCTCGTACAGACGTGGAGCGGCTTCTTCAGGAGATATCGATATGatcttcaccaagaagggGGCCACTCTCGATGAGCTCCAACCGTTTCTGAAGGAGCTGGTTCATAAACTCACAGAACAGGGTTTCCTCAAATGTGGACTTACCGGCGCCTCTACAAAGTGGTACGGGTGTTCCAAACTCAAGGATATCCCCCAGTGGCGTCGAATCGACTTTCTGCTTGTTCCATGGGCCGAGAAGGGCGCTGCCTTCATTTACTTTACTGGTAACGTACTTTTTAACCGAAGTATCCGGCTGCttgccaacaagaaggGCTATAGTCTCAACCAGCATGGTCTGTATGCAGGCGTACTGCGAGGAGAACGGGGGTCGAAATTGAATGACGGATACTTGGTGGAGGGTGAGAGTGAACACAAGATCTTTGAGATTTTGGGTGTGCCTTACTGGGAGCCGTGGGAGAGAAATGTTTAA
- a CDS encoding uncharacterized protein (Compare to YALI0D12386g, similar to uniprot|P53111 Saccharomyces cerevisiae YGL157w and DEHA0A06347g Debaryomyces hansenii) produces MSTVLVTGATGFIAGHVVGDLLASGHKVIGTIRHLDKAVKLMEAFPEANSSNQLLFETLTDIRHEDELKRIFEKHKDISVVIHTASPFFFNSKNVVKDLLEPAVEGTRAVLQATQVAGTNVNKVVVTSSIAAMLDPFKKNDPNYVATEFTWNPVTWTQAADSDDGELAYVASKTFAEREAWDYVERNKPRYTLTTVNPAAVFGPHATKIDPKQLNTSNDVINNLALDTKPGDPPSEFAFVWVDVRDVARAHTLAIDHKLDNRRLLLCNGKFAAQDILDIINRDFPDIRGKIATGNPGTGKEVTSNIFNYNNDVTRQELPTLKWIGLEQSIVDFTKQYEEILHEKKKKHWWNI; encoded by the coding sequence ATGTCTACAGTTCTCGTCACTGGAGCTACCGGATTCATTGCAGGTCATGTCGTTGGCGATCTGCTGGCGTCTGGACACAAGGTCATTGGCACCATTCGACATCTCGACAAGGCTGTCAAGCTGATGGAGGCCTTCCCAGAGGCCAATTCGTCCAACCAGCTGCTGTTCGAGACGCTCACCGACATTCGACACGAAGACGAGCTCAAGCGGATCTTTGAGAAACACAAGGACATTTCCGTCGTGATTCACACTGcctcgcccttcttcttcaactccaAGAACGTGGTCAAGGATCTACTCGAGCCGGCCGTCGAGGGTACACGAGCAGTTCTTCAGGCTACCCAAGTTGCAGGCACCAACGTCAACAAGGTTGTGGTCACCTCTTCCATTGCAGCAATGCTCGACCCCTTCAAAAAGAACGACCCCAACTATGTCGCCACAGAATTCACCTGGAACCCTGTAACTTGGACACAGGCAGCCGACTCCGACGATGGAGAACTTGCCTACGTGGCCTCCAAGACTTTTGCCGAACGAGAGGCCTGGGACTACGTCGAGCGAAACAAGCCCCGGTACACTCTGACCACCGTCAATCCTGCTGCAGTGTTTGGACCCCATGCAACCAAGATCGACcccaagcagctcaacaCATCTAATGATgtcatcaacaacctggCTCTTGATACTAAGCCCGGAGACCCACCTTCTGAGTTTGCCTTCGTTTGGGTGGACGTCCGAGATGTAGCTCGAGCCCATACTCTGGCTATCGACCACAAACTCGACAACCGGCGACTACTCCTGTGTAACGGCAAGTTTGCCGCCCAGGACATTCTCGATATCATCAACAGAGACTTCCCCGATATCCGAGGCAAGATTGCTACTGGAAACCCCGGCACTGGCAAGGAGGTGACATCCAACATTTTTAACTACAACAACGACGTGACCCGTCAGGAGCTGCCAACGCTCAAGTGGATTGGACTCGAGCAGTCCATTGTGGACTTCACCAAGCAGTACGAGGAGATTCTGcatgagaagaagaagaagcatTGGTGGAATATTTAG
- a CDS encoding uncharacterized protein (Compare to YALI0D12400g, uniprot|P29407 Yarrowia lipolytica Phosphoglycerate kinase, similar to Saccharomyces cerevisiae PGK1 (YCR012W); ancestral locus Anc_1.428), with protein MSTFHTHLKMSLTNKLSIKDLDLKNKRVFIRVDFNVPLDGTTITNNQRIVAALPSIKYAIDQGAKAVILASHLGRPNGQRVEKYSLKPVQAELSKLLGKPVTFLDDCVGPKVEEEVSKAKDGEVILLENLRFHPEEEGSHKDADGKKIKADPAKVEEFRKSLTSLADVYVNDAFGTAHRAHSSMVGIELPQRAAGFLVAKELEFFAKALEHPERPFLAILGGAKVSDKIQLIDNLLDKVNALIIGGGMAFTFKKTLENVKIGNSLFDEDGSKIVAGLVEKAKKNNVKLVFPVDYVTADKFSKDAKVGHATDAEGIPDGWQGLDCGPKSIEEFQKVIGESKTILWNGPPGVFEFDNFAKGTKAVLDACVKAVDNGATVIIGGGDTATVAKKYGAEDKLSHVSTGGGASLELLEGKTLPGVAALSEKK; from the exons ATGAGCACATTTCACACGCATCTCAA AATGTCTCTTACCAACAAGCTCTCCATCAAGGATCTCgatctcaagaacaagcgaGTCTTCATCCGAGTCGACTTTAACGTTCCTCTCGATGgcaccaccatcaccaacaaccAGCGAATTGTTGCTGCCCTGCCCTCCATCAAGTATGCCATTGATCAGGGTGCCAAGGCTGTGATCCTTGCTTCTCATCTCGGCCGGCCCAACGGCCAGCGAGTCGAGAAGTACTCTCTCAAGCCCGTCCAGGCCGAGCTTTCAAAGCTCCTTGGCAAGCCCGTCACCTTCCTTGACGACTGCGTCGGCCCcaaggttgaggaggaggtctccaaggccaaggacggtGAGGTCATTCTCCTCGAGAACCTGCGATTCcaccccgaggaggagggatCCCACAAGGACGCCGACggcaagaagatcaaggctGACCCCGCCAAGGTTGAGGAGTTCCGAAAGTCTCTGACTTCTCTCGCCGATGTCTACGTCAACGACGCTTTCGGAACCGCCCACCGAGcccactcctccatggTCGGCATTGAGCTTCCCCAGCGAGCCGCTGGTTTCCTTGtcgccaaggagctcgagttcttcgccaaggctctggagcaCCCCGAGCGACCCTTCCTTGCCATCCTTGGTGGTGCCAAGGTCTCCGACAAGATCCAGCTCATCGACAACCTACTTGACAAGGTCAACGCCCTGATCATTGGTGGTGGTATGGCTTTCACCTTCAAGAAGACCCTTGAGAACGTCAAGATTGGAAACTCTCTCTTCGACGAGGATGGATCCAAGATTGTCGCCGGCCTCgttgagaaggccaagaagaacaacgTCAAGCTTGTCTTCCCCGTCGACTACGTCACCGCCGACAAGTTCTCCAAGGATGCCAAGGTTGGCCACGCAACCGACGCTGAGGGTATCCCCGACGGATGGCAGGGTCTGGACTGTGGTCCCAAGTCTATCGAGGAGTTCCAGAAGGTCATTGGCGAGTCCAAGACCATCCTCTGGAACGGACCCCCCGGTGTCTTTGAGTTCGACAACTTCGCCAAGGGTACCAAGGCTGTGCTTGACGCCTGTGTCAAGGCCGTTGACAACGGTGCTACCGTGATcattggtggtggagataCCGCCACTGTCGCCAAGAAGTACGGTGCCGAGGACAAGCTCTCCCATGTTTccactggaggaggagcttctcttgagcttctcgagggTAAGACCCTTCCCGGTGTCGCTGCTCTctccgagaagaagtaa
- a CDS encoding uncharacterized protein (Compare to YALI0D12408g, similar to Saccharomyces cerevisiae RDI1 (YDL135C); ancestral locus Anc_7.303, similar to uniprot|Q12434 Saccharomyces cerevisiae YDL135C Rho GDP-dissociation inhibitor (Rho GDI)), translating into MSAKSVEILESRTYLGDEAPIVKDMTDPKVLEELKNGTIKVKEKTKYYAECKFVVHAPVKGLVYEQSISRMGVPVETRKQVMGDYEPNTPENPFYIKKFDIQEAPSGFLVRGKYLCQSKYIDADGTVHAEYPYGLEITKK; encoded by the exons ATGTCCG CCAAGTCTGTTGAAATTCTCGAGAGCAGAACCTACCTCGGAGACGAGGCACCCATCGTCAAGGACATGACCGACcccaaggtgctggaggagctcaagaacggTACcatcaaggtcaaggagaagaccaagTACTACGCCGAGTGCAAGTTTGTGGTCCACGCCCCCGTCAAGGGCCTCGTCTACGAGCAGTCCATCTCTCGAATGGGTGTCCCCGTCGAGACCCGAAAGCAGGTCATGGGAGACTACGAGCCCAACACCCCCGAGAACCCCTTCTACATCAAGAAGTTTGACATCCAGGAGGCTCCCTCTGGTTTCCTGGTCCGAGGCAAGTATCTGTGCCagtccaagtacattgatGCCGATGGAACCGTCCACGCCGAGTACCCTTACGGTCTCGAGATTACCAAGAAATAA